In Azospirillum thermophilum, the sequence GTCGGCGTGCTGGACGAGGGTGGGTGGCCGGCGGCCGGGATGCTGGTCGGGCCGCCCGGCTTCGCCACCAGTCCCGACGCGAGGACGCTGCGCATCGCCCCGGCCGCACCGCCGGCGGGAATCGCCCCGGCCTCGCTGGCCGCCGGTGCTCGGATCGGGCTGCTCGGGCTGCAATTGTCGACGCGGCGGCGCAACCGGGCGAACGGCCGGATCGCCGCCGTCGAGGACGGGGTGCTGACCGTGGCCGTGGAGCAGAGCTTCGGCAACTGCCCGCAGTACATCCAGCGCCGCGAACACCGCTTCGTCCGCGACCCTGCCGGACCGGCGGCCCCGGTCGAAGCGCTCGGCGGACTGGATGCCGCGGCACGGGCGGCCATCGTCGCCGCGGACACCGTCTTCGTCGCATCGGCAAGCCGCGGTGCCGGGGCCGTGCAGGAGCAGGGCATCGGCGTGGACGTGTCGCATCGCGGCGGCCGGCCGGGCTTCATCGCCCTTGACGGCGATACGCTGTGCATCCCGGATTATCGCGGCAACAACTACTTCAACACGCTCGGCAATTTCGCGGTGAACCCGCGGGCCGGACTGCTGGTGCCGGATTTCGCGAGCGGCGACCTCCTTCACCTCAGCGGCACCGTCGCACTGGTCTGGGACGGGCCGGAGGCCCGCCGCGTCCCGGGTGCCGAGCGGATCTGGCGCCTGACGCCGACCGCCGTCTGGCGGGCGCGGGACGCCCTGCCCCTGCGCTGGTTCCTCCGCGACTATGCCCCGACCTCGCTGGCGGCCGGCATCTGGGGCGAGACGGCGGAGACGGCCTGACGAGCGGCAAACTGCTCCTTTGATCGGACGGCGAAGCAAGCGTATATCGGCGTCCTCCGGCGGTGAGCCGCCCGATGGATGCTGCCCCGATGGATTCCCGCCCTTCCAGCCGCCGAACCTCGAGCCCGGGCCGCCACAGGCTCGGCAAGTACGAGGGGCTGGAGGAGATCGGGCGCCCTCCGGGCGGAGCGACCCTCTACAGTGCGGCCGATCCGGCCACCGGCCGCGCCGTGACCCTGGCCTGCGTCGCCCTGTCGGCCTTCGCCGGCCGCGACGCCGACCTCGACCGGTTCCGGCGGGACGCCAGGGTGGCGAGCCGGCTGATCCACCCTGCCATCCTGCGCATCCATGCCTCCGGAGAGCATGGCGGGACGGCATTTCTCGCCTGCGACCCTGCGGCGGGCCGGACGCTCGCCCAGTTGCTGGCGGAGCAGGCCCCCCTTGCCGCCGGAGAGGCTGTCGCAATCACGGCCGCCATCCTGGAGGCCGTCGACCATGCCCACCGGGCCGGCTTGGTGCACGGCCTTATCGCCCCGGAGGCCGTCTGGATCGGAGAGGATCGGACGGTGCGGGTCGGCTGGTTCGGCCTTGCCGCCCTGGCGGCCCCTCGGGCAACCGTCGGGGACGATCTGAAGGCCGTCGGCGGGTTGCTCGACCGGATGCTTGCCGGCCGCAGCCTGACCGTCGAGCTGACGGGTATCCTGGCACAGGCGACGGCCCCCCGGCCGGAGGATCGGTTCGCCAGCGCCGCCGCCTTCCGGAGCGCCCTGCTCGACGCCGGCCCCTCGCCACCTGCCGGGCCGAAGACGCGCCGCCGGCTGCCCGTGCTGCTTCCGGGAGCGGCGCTCGCCCTGCTGGTGGCAGCCGGGCTGCTGATCCTGGACCGCCGTCCTGCCCCGCCGTCACCCCCGGCCGCCGCGGTCGTCGAGCCCCGGCCCGCGTCCGCACCTCCGGGTCCGCAACCGGCCGAACTGCAATCGCCCGCTGCGGAGTCCCCGCCCCCTTCCCCTCCGGCGCCCGTCCAGCCGGCGGAGGCACCTGCCGCCGTCCCGGTACCGCCGCCGCTTCCCGCCCGCCCTTCGCCGGAGGCGGTGCGGAACGCCTTGCGCGACGTGACCTGCGCCCTGCCGACGGTAGGGGAGCATGACGGCCGGCTGCTGATCGGAGGGACCGCCGCCGGAGAGGCGGCGCGCAGGGCGGTGCAGGACCTGACCGCGAGACTGGCGGGCGGCTGGCCCTATGGGATCGAGATCGCCACGGCCCCCGCCGAGCTGTGCGATCCATTGACCGTGGCGGCGGCCCCGCTGGCGGCGAATGCCGCACTCGACCGGCCGCTCGCCCTGCGGCTGGTGACTGAGGCCGGCCCGCTGCGGGCGGACGAGTCCCTGGTTCTGGAGGTGGAGACGCCGCCGGGCCGCCCGCTCCATCTGCAGGTCGATTACTTCACGGCCGACGGCACCGTCGTGCATCTGCTGCCCAACCCCAGCGAGACGGGCAGCCTGACGGAACCTGCAGCGACGCGGCGTCTGGGAGAGAGGTCGGCCGGCGGGCGGTTCTGGACGATCGGCCCGCCCTTCGGCCAGGAGTTGCTGCTGGTACTCGCCTCTCCCGCTCCGCTGTCCGTGGGTGGGCGGCCGGAAGCGGAACCGGCATCGGCCTATCTGGCGGCCCTGCGCCGCGCCCTGCGGGAGTCCGGCAGCGTCGAGGGCGGGCATGTTCTGGCCGCGGCCCGCTTCATCGCCACGGCGCCCTGACCGGCAGGCCCGGTTACTTCGGAAGAGGACCGCTGAGGCGGGGATCGCTCAGACGACGATGTTGAGGTTCTGGCCGCGCGTCTCGGTGACATTGCCGCCACCGGGGCTACCGCCCGGACTGCCGCCCAGCAGGGTGGTGACGGCCGCCTGCTGCTGCTCGGCCGCCTGGTTCAGCGCCTTCACGCCGAAACTCATCTGGCCTTGTGCCTGACGCAGGGAAACCGCGGCGCCCGCGGTCGAGGAGGTGACGTCGAGAGACATGGCTTGAGTACCCGTTCCGGACCGTTCAAAGCATCCTGCGGCGC encodes:
- a CDS encoding pyridoxamine 5'-phosphate oxidase family protein; this translates as MHDVPAGLAAGPFHTGELIAQERAGVRDRMAGRAVVPIRDHMPDQHREFFAMLPFLAVGVLDEGGWPAAGMLVGPPGFATSPDARTLRIAPAAPPAGIAPASLAAGARIGLLGLQLSTRRRNRANGRIAAVEDGVLTVAVEQSFGNCPQYIQRREHRFVRDPAGPAAPVEALGGLDAAARAAIVAADTVFVASASRGAGAVQEQGIGVDVSHRGGRPGFIALDGDTLCIPDYRGNNYFNTLGNFAVNPRAGLLVPDFASGDLLHLSGTVALVWDGPEARRVPGAERIWRLTPTAVWRARDALPLRWFLRDYAPTSLAAGIWGETAETA
- a CDS encoding protein kinase domain-containing protein — encoded protein: MDSRPSSRRTSSPGRHRLGKYEGLEEIGRPPGGATLYSAADPATGRAVTLACVALSAFAGRDADLDRFRRDARVASRLIHPAILRIHASGEHGGTAFLACDPAAGRTLAQLLAEQAPLAAGEAVAITAAILEAVDHAHRAGLVHGLIAPEAVWIGEDRTVRVGWFGLAALAAPRATVGDDLKAVGGLLDRMLAGRSLTVELTGILAQATAPRPEDRFASAAAFRSALLDAGPSPPAGPKTRRRLPVLLPGAALALLVAAGLLILDRRPAPPSPPAAAVVEPRPASAPPGPQPAELQSPAAESPPPSPPAPVQPAEAPAAVPVPPPLPARPSPEAVRNALRDVTCALPTVGEHDGRLLIGGTAAGEAARRAVQDLTARLAGGWPYGIEIATAPAELCDPLTVAAAPLAANAALDRPLALRLVTEAGPLRADESLVLEVETPPGRPLHLQVDYFTADGTVVHLLPNPSETGSLTEPAATRRLGERSAGGRFWTIGPPFGQELLLVLASPAPLSVGGRPEAEPASAYLAALRRALRESGSVEGGHVLAAARFIATAP